Proteins encoded in a region of the Oscillospiraceae bacterium MB24-C1 genome:
- a CDS encoding amino acid ABC transporter permease, with amino-acid sequence MTVQITVLGLLIGLGLGLIFALLRISKFKLLNNPAKFYIWIIRGTPLLLQLLILYFGFTNIILLDKLPAAALALGVHNGAYIAEIFRGAIQSVDRGQREAGLSLGMTYRRMMRRIILPQAFKRAVPPLGNQFIIALKDSSLASSISVPELLLHARQLGSSNFHYMEMLSIAAIYYLTMTTILTFLVHVIERRLRVSDARTV; translated from the coding sequence ATGACAGTGCAGATTACGGTTTTGGGACTGTTGATTGGTCTTGGCCTAGGCCTTATCTTTGCCCTACTTAGAATCTCTAAGTTTAAATTATTGAACAACCCAGCAAAATTCTACATTTGGATTATCAGAGGGACGCCATTGCTATTACAGCTTCTGATTTTATATTTTGGCTTTACCAATATAATCCTGCTCGATAAACTGCCGGCGGCCGCATTGGCACTGGGGGTACATAATGGCGCATATATTGCGGAGATTTTCAGGGGTGCCATTCAATCTGTCGATAGGGGGCAGCGTGAGGCGGGACTTTCGCTTGGTATGACCTACAGGCGGATGATGAGGCGCATCATTCTACCCCAGGCTTTTAAGAGAGCTGTCCCACCTCTGGGCAACCAGTTTATTATTGCGCTTAAGGATTCATCTCTCGCCAGTTCGATTTCGGTACCGGAGCTTCTGCTTCATGCTCGTCAGTTGGGTTCTTCAAATTTTCATTATATGGAAATGTTATCGATTGCTGCAATTTATTACTTGACCATGACCACGATACTGACATTTTTGGTTCATGTAATAGAAAGACGCCTGCGCGTCAGCGACGCCCGGACCGTTTAA
- a CDS encoding Hpt domain-containing protein, whose translation MNCLMDILREQGADIDGIMERFLGDEAFYTDCFKEFMQDEKFVALGKAIEAKSYKQAYEYAHALKGVAGNLGLIPLYRPVSDIVNALRAEKYDNLENLYCNFVVCWDVIIATLE comes from the coding sequence TTGAATTGTCTTATGGATATTCTTCGGGAACAAGGCGCAGACATAGATGGTATTATGGAACGCTTTCTAGGGGATGAGGCATTTTATACCGATTGCTTTAAAGAGTTTATGCAGGATGAGAAATTTGTTGCGCTAGGAAAGGCAATTGAGGCGAAAAGCTATAAGCAAGCCTATGAGTATGCGCATGCATTGAAAGGTGTGGCAGGAAATTTAGGACTGATACCTTTATATCGTCCCGTGAGCGACATTGTTAATGCGCTCAGGGCAGAGAAATATGATAACTTAGAGAATCTTTATTGCAATTTTGTTGTTTGTTGGGATGTTATTATTGCTACACTAGAATAA
- a CDS encoding ABC transporter substrate-binding protein: MKLFKRASTSIIAILLLSILLAACGGSGTAVNAAKDKDSLQRVKDTGKLTVVGSGGYPPFNFFDDNGKVVGFDVDVGQAIAERMGVELNYVTSDWDGLVEGLRNKRYDGILGSMAITEDRLKVVAFSDPYYYSGAQLVVRSDSGITDSPQMKGKTIGVTTGTNYVDDAKELGAEVSLYQDDNATLMELINGRIDGIITDRLVALKAMEEMSGGSDLVLAGKILRLEEMGIAINKDDTTLLAAVNEILEEMREDGTLSEISNKWHNGVDITVE, translated from the coding sequence ATGAAATTATTTAAGAGAGCAAGCACATCAATAATCGCCATCCTTCTGTTATCAATTTTACTTGCCGCCTGCGGTGGTAGCGGTACTGCTGTAAATGCGGCAAAGGATAAAGACAGCCTTCAGCGGGTCAAAGACACTGGAAAGCTCACAGTGGTTGGTAGCGGTGGATACCCTCCATTTAACTTTTTTGATGATAATGGTAAGGTGGTTGGATTTGATGTTGACGTCGGGCAAGCCATTGCAGAGCGGATGGGGGTTGAGCTCAATTATGTTACAAGCGATTGGGATGGCCTTGTGGAAGGACTAAGAAATAAACGCTATGACGGAATACTAGGTAGTATGGCAATTACCGAGGATCGACTTAAGGTTGTAGCCTTCTCCGATCCATATTATTACTCCGGTGCACAGCTTGTAGTGCGTAGCGATTCTGGAATTACTGATTCTCCCCAGATGAAAGGTAAGACGATTGGCGTGACCACCGGAACCAACTACGTGGACGATGCTAAAGAGTTAGGTGCCGAGGTTAGTCTTTATCAAGATGATAACGCCACTCTGATGGAGCTGATCAACGGCAGAATTGACGGCATTATAACCGACAGGCTTGTGGCACTTAAGGCAATGGAAGAAATGAGTGGCGGCAGTGACCTTGTGCTGGCCGGTAAAATTTTGCGACTTGAGGAAATGGGTATTGCTATTAACAAGGATGATACGACCCTATTGGCAGCGGTCAATGAGATACTCGAAGAAATGCGCGAGGACGGCACCCTGTCAGAAATTAGTAATAAATGGCATAACGGGGTGGATATTACAGTAGAATAG